The genomic stretch CCGCCAGGCCATCACCGCGGCGGGGACGGGCTGCGCGGCCGCGCTCGACGCGGAGAAGTACCTCGCGATGCGCGAGGCGACCGTCGTCGCCTGATGGACCTGGAGTTCTCGGGCGAGGTGTGGTTCTGGCGGGGACCGTCGCCGTACCACTTCGTCACCGTGCCCGACGAGCAGTGCGGGCCGCTGGAGGCCGCCGCGCCGGTCGTGTCGTACGGCTGGGGCATGATCCCCGTCGCGGCGCGGGTGGGCGAGACCTCGTGGACGACGGCGCTGTTCCCGAAGGACGGGGCGTACGTCGTGCCGTTGAAGGACCTCGTACGCCGGGCCGAGGGGATCGACGTCGGCGACGTCGTGACCGTACGGCTCGCGGTGGATGTCTAGTCTCGGAGCAGGGGCGCGACGGGGAACCCGTCCGCGGGCGCGACGGCGGCGCCACGACCGGCGGGGACGCCGAGCGGGTGCGCGGTGATCGTGGCGGGCGCCTGGGGGACGGGCTGCGGAGCCGGGGCCGGCGGGGCGGCGACCTCGGGACGTACCTCCTCGGGCTCCTCGGGCGGCTCGGGGGCCGCGGCCTCGACGGGGGCGGCCTTGGCGGCGCGCTGCTGCTCGCGGCTCGGGAAGCCGTCGCGCGCCCAGTCGTTGAACCACAGCGCCACCAGCGTCGGCACGAGCGGGCCGACGACCGTGAGCAGCGCCGAAACGCCCGGCGAGACCTCGCGCGGGCGGTCGCCGGTCAGCGCCGCGACGACGAGGCCGATGACGCTGGACCAGCCGGCGTACGCCGCGACCCAGGCCATGACGGAGAGCGTGTAGCGCCCGGCGCGTCCCATGTAGTCCAGTCTACGGACCTCGGGTACAGTCGCCCCCGGCGACGGAATGCCGCTCGGGTTCCTGGCGTTGCAGCCGTCGTCAGCGTGATCTCGACCAAGGAGTACACCGTGGGTGCGGCGACCAAGACCTCGACCGACGCGACGTTCGCGACGGACGTCCTGCAGAGCGACAAGCCGGTGCTCGTGGACTTCTGGGCCGAGTGGTGCGGGCCGTGCAAGATGATCGCGCCCGTGCTCGAGGAGATCGCCGCGGAGAACGCCGACAAGCTCACCGTCGTCAAGGTGAACATCGACGAGAACCCTCAGATCGCCCGCGACTACAAGATCCTCTCGATCCCGACGCTCTCGGTCTTCCAGGGCGGTCAGGTCGTCAAGTCCATCACCGGCGCGCGGCCCAAGACGGCCATCCTGCGCGACCTCGAGGGCGTCATCTAGACCGCCCTCCCACCGACCACGCGGCCGGTCTCGTCTCTCCCCCGTGACGAGGCCGGCCGTGTGCCGTCTACGATCGCGTTTCCGCTCCCGACCGGCGAAGGCTTCCCCAGACGCATGCAGCTGATCCGACGCGGCGACCGCGGTCCCGCCGTAGCCGAGGTGCGCGCCATGCTGCACTCGCTCGGGCTCCTCGGCGACGTCGCGCGCGACTCGTTCGCCGACGTCGAGTACGACGAGGCGACCGAGCGCGCCGTCCGGGCCTTCCAGCAGCAGCGCGGCCTCGCGGCCGACGGCATCGTGGGCGTGGAGTCGTACCGCGCGCTCGAGGAGGCGCGCTGGCAGCTCGGCGACCGGATGCTGTACCGGGTCGTGGGGCACCCGTTCGTCGGGGACGACGTGCTGGCGTTGCAGACCTGGCTGCTCGAACGCGGCTTCGACACCGGCCGCCGTGACGGGATCTTCGGAGTGCGTACGGAGGCGGCGCTCGCGGAGTTCCAGCGCAACGTCGGCCTCACGCCCGACGGTGTCTTCGGTCCGCGGACGCACCGCGCGATCGGCCAGCTGCGCCGCGCCGTCGGCGGCGGGCGGCACGACCACATGCGCGAGGTCGAGGCGCTGTTCCGGTCGGGGCCCGCGCTCGCCGGCAAGACCGTCATCGTCGACCCAGGGCACGGCGGCGGCGACCCAGGATGCGCTGGGTACGGGCTCGTCGAGTCCGAGGTCACGTACGACGTCGCGGCGCGCCTCGAGGGGCGGCTCGCGGCGGCCGGCGCCATCCCGTTCCTCACGCGTTCGGCCGACGGCGAGGTGTCGATCGCCGACCGCGCCGAGTTCGCGAACGCCGCCGAGGCCGACCTCTACGTCGCCATCCACTGCGACAGCGCGCCGTCCGCGGCGCCGCAGGGCGTGGCGACGTACTACTTCGGCAACGCCCGCATCGGCGCGTCGGCGACCGGCGAGCGGCTCGCGGACCTCGTGCAGCGCGAGGTGGTGGCGCGGACGGACCTGCTGGACTGCCGTACGCACCCGCAGTCGTGGGACCTGCTGCGCCTGACGCGCATGCCGGCCGTCGAGGTGGTTCCCGGGTACCTGACCAACCCGCACGACGCGGCCCGGCTCGGGGACCCGGAGTTCCGCGACACGGTCGCCGAGGCGCTGCTGGCGGCGGTGTCGCGCCTGTACCTTCCTGCCGCGGACGACCCCGGGACTGGGCAGCTCCGCATCGGTGATCTGACCCGCGCTTGAGGGGTTGGGGGGCCTTCCCCGGTCCTACACCGGTCGGAGGGCGCCTTCCGGGGTCATCGACTGCAGGAGGCGTTCGAGGGCGACCTCGACGTCCTCGCGCCACGACACCGCGGTCTTGAGCTCCAGGCGCAGGCGCGGGAAGCGCTGGTGGGGGCGGACGGTCTTGAAGCCCACGGACAGCAGGTAGTCGGCGGGCAGCACGCAGGCGGGCGTCTCCCACTTCTTGTCGCCAAACGCCTCCACCGCCTTCACCCCGCGGCGGATCAGGTCCTTCGCCACGCCCTGGACGAGCATCCGGCCGAGGCCCATGCCCGTGAACTCCGGCAGCACGTGGCCGGTCATGAGCAGCACCGCGTCGGCGCTGACCGGGCTCGTGGGGAACGCGACGGAGCGGGGGACGTACGCCGGGGGGGCGAAGAGGACGTAGCCGGCGGGGACGCCGTCGACGTACACGAGCTTGCCGCAGGAGCCCCACTCGAGCAGCGTGGCGCTGACCCACGCCTCCTTCTCGAACTCCGTGTCCCCCGCCTCTTCGGCGCGCGAGCGGGCGACGGGGTCG from Frankiaceae bacterium encodes the following:
- a CDS encoding DUF1905 domain-containing protein, with amino-acid sequence MDLEFSGEVWFWRGPSPYHFVTVPDEQCGPLEAAAPVVSYGWGMIPVAARVGETSWTTALFPKDGAYVVPLKDLVRRAEGIDVGDVVTVRLAVDV
- the trxA gene encoding thioredoxin — encoded protein: MISTKEYTVGAATKTSTDATFATDVLQSDKPVLVDFWAEWCGPCKMIAPVLEEIAAENADKLTVVKVNIDENPQIARDYKILSIPTLSVFQGGQVVKSITGARPKTAILRDLEGVI
- a CDS encoding N-acetylmuramoyl-L-alanine amidase, whose protein sequence is MQLIRRGDRGPAVAEVRAMLHSLGLLGDVARDSFADVEYDEATERAVRAFQQQRGLAADGIVGVESYRALEEARWQLGDRMLYRVVGHPFVGDDVLALQTWLLERGFDTGRRDGIFGVRTEAALAEFQRNVGLTPDGVFGPRTHRAIGQLRRAVGGGRHDHMREVEALFRSGPALAGKTVIVDPGHGGGDPGCAGYGLVESEVTYDVAARLEGRLAAAGAIPFLTRSADGEVSIADRAEFANAAEADLYVAIHCDSAPSAAPQGVATYYFGNARIGASATGERLADLVQREVVARTDLLDCRTHPQSWDLLRLTRMPAVEVVPGYLTNPHDAARLGDPEFRDTVAEALLAAVSRLYLPAADDPGTGQLRIGDLTRA
- a CDS encoding GNAT family N-acetyltransferase; translation: MSRRLASVTLDNLDDLPRRCRRCVFWELDPVARSRAEEAGDTEFEKEAWVSATLLEWGSCGKLVYVDGVPAGYVLFAPPAYVPRSVAFPTSPVSADAVLLMTGHVLPEFTGMGLGRMLVQGVAKDLIRRGVKAVEAFGDKKWETPACVLPADYLLSVGFKTVRPHQRFPRLRLELKTAVSWREDVEVALERLLQSMTPEGALRPV